The Verrucomicrobiota bacterium genomic sequence CCCCGAAGTGGTGGCTACGGTAAAGCCTACATCTCCTTGACCGGCACTTGGCCCATTGATTTCCACTCGCCAATATTCATCCCGATCAAAGGAAGCGATCACTTGGCTGCCCTTGTCTGTGGTCTTCATCCAGAAGCTCACAGAAAAAGCCGCATAGTTAGTCCCTTGATAGAAAAGGTTGTTAATAGCCACATAGTCATTGCTCCCATCGAACAAGAGGCCTCCGCTACTGGGATGCGTTCCGGAAGAAAAAGCGGCTCCCCCCATGAGGTGGCCGGTGTATCCGTTTCCAGTCAAATCGCTGGTGGTTAAGCCCGTGTCTTCTTCAAACTCATACTGCAATACTTGTGCAGATGCAGAGGTTATGAACATGCTTAATGCCAGCAGAAGTAGCCACTTTGTTACGTTAATGCCTATTTCTCTTTTTGCTCTCATCATTTTCATTGGTTTTGGTCGTGATCATTTTTTGACTGGATGGGTGGGTAAATCTTTTTACAAACACAAAAGGACAGAATTGTTAATCGCGATTACTTTGTCAAACAGAAGTTGCGTTATTGGATAATATTATCTATTTTAAAATTTTATTTCGGTATTTGCATCAATGCTTAATCTCCTAATTGCTAAGTGCTTACATGAGTTTTGATGCTTTTAAATTTGATCCGGGGTGAACTCTTGTGTTTTTGAAAATGTTGAAAGGACTGGGTTTGATCCCCTGACACTAGCCCCGATCTAAGCAGTAGGGTGCTCCGCACTAATTTTTTAGCTTTGATCCCCTGACACTAGCCCCGATCTAAGCAGTAGGGTGCTCCGCACTAATTTTTTAGCTTTCCCGGTCGAGCCGGAGGATGACGGGGTGGCAGGAGTCGTGAGGTGATGGGTTGGTCTCGAAGAGGGGGTGCAAGAGTAGCCACGTAGGAGGATGGATGAATCAGGTAACCCCGTAGGCCAACATAGAATCAGCAACTTTAATGAAACCCGCTAGATTCGCTCCCTTGACATAATCGACTTGATTCTTGCTTTCATCAAGCGTGCCGTATTTCACACATTTGTGATGGATATTGTGCATGATTTCTTGTAGCCGGGTGTCAACTTCTCCAAAAGGCCAGGAAATTCTAAGAGCGTTCTGGCTTTGCTCAAGACCAGATACGGCCACCCCTCCAGCATTGGCTGCCTTAGCTGGGCCATACAGCACGCCCGCCTTCTGAAACTCAATGACCGCTTCCCGAACACAAGGCATATTGGCACCTTCTGCCACGCCTATCAACTTATTGCTTAATAGTGTTTTGGCATCGCTTTCATCTAATTCGTTTTGGGTGGCACACGGAAATGCTAATTCACATGGCACAGACCAAAGCCTTTTGCCTGGATAAAATTCGCATTTAAAATGATCTGCGTATTCCCGTATAGAACCACGTCGTTGTTCCTTTAAGGTTTTTAGCCAATCAAGTTTCTGCTCTCTGATGCCTTCTTTATCATAGATAAACCCTGTGGAATCGGAGCAAGCAACTACTTTTGCACCAAGGTTATTAAGTTTTTGTATACAGTAAAGAGCAACATTGCCAGAACCTGATACAATACAGGTTTTACCGTTTACTGTGTCACCCACATGGTTAAGCATATGTTCCATAAAATAGGCCGTGCCGTAACCTGTTGCCTCTTTGCGAACTAAGCTTCCACCAAAGGTTAGTCCTTTTCCGGTAAGCACCCCAGTGAAGCGATTTTGTATCCGCAAATATTGTCCGTATAGATAACCGATCTCCCTTGCGCCTACTCCCATATCTCCCGCAGGAACATCTGTATGTTCTCCGATGTGCCGATGAAGCTCTGTCATAAGAGCTTGGCAAAACCGCATGACCTCACTGTCAGACTTGCCTTTGGGATTAAAATTTGAGCCACCTTTTGCTCCCCCCATTGGAAGACCTGTAAGACTATTTTTGAAAGTTTGTTCAAAACCAAGAAACTTTAAAATGCTTTGGTTAACCGTGGGATGAAAACGTAATCCACCTTTGTAGGGCCCAATCGTATTATTAAATTGCACACGCCAGGCACGATTCACATTAATATTTCCTTTATCATCCTGCCAGCACACGCGAAAAATAATGATGCGGTCCGGCTCTGTGAGTCGCTCTAATAGATTGGCTTCTAAATACTTTGGATTTTCTAAGACAAAGGGCATCAGAGATTCCACCACCTCTTGCACTGCTTGATGAAATTCTTTTTCGCCGGGGTTGCGATGACAGATGTCCTCCATGAAGGAGTTAACTTTTGTTTTTACCATCGTGTCAGTCATGAATGCTTACTTTAAATATCGGCCAATGCTCTTAAAAATCAAGCACCACAGTCCATTATCAAACAGAGGGTTATTTTATCCATTTGCTGGCAAAATAGAAATATTGAGCAACTGACAAGCAAATTGAATAAAAAGCGGAATGGTAATAAGACTACAGAGCGACGTATAGGCAACGCATTGTACTGTGGCTTGCTCATCAGCTCGATAGTGCTTGGCATAAATGATGGCCATTACTGCCGAGGGCATCCCTGCCTGAACTACCAAGACTCGCTGTAATTCCAGAGGAAGAGGAACCAAGACAAGCAGTAGTAAGAGGATTGCTGGAATAATTACTAATTTACCCAACAAACTTAGGACTCCTACTTTTATAGGTCTTAGTAGTGAAGACTTGCGAAAGACATCTATAAAAGATCCTCCAACCAGTAATAAGCCTATGGGTATAGAGCTTGCTCCAGTTATAGATAGAAAACTTTGCACGGCTTTGGGAAGCCAAGCTTCCGCATTGGTAGCATTGAGCATAAGTCCAATAAAAATAGCTAAGATTGGAGGATTCAGTAAAAGTATGAGCAATGAGCGCATATGTGAACTATTGCTCCTTATTCCCTTTTGGTGATTCGTTAATAGAACAAGCGCAATAGACCACATGGCCAGTTGCACACCCATATTAAAAAGAAAGAGCACGCCCATTGTATCTTGTCCAAAAAGCTCAAGGGTGAGAGGAATGGGAATATAACCCCAGTTATAAACGCCTATGCAATAGGCAAACGCATTGATCTGCGCAGGCTCTTTGAGCTTTCCTGCTTTAGCTAAAACTATCCCCACACCCAAACCCAGAGCAACACTTAGAAATCCTACCAGTGGTGTTAAAATTAGTATCTCTACATTTTCTAATCTCTCATTACCTACCAGGGCATCTAGTGTTAAACAAGGAATCAAGCAATTAATCAAGAGACTCAAAAAACACTGATTACTTTCTTCTTTGATGACCCCTAGCTTACGCAACAACATGCCCAGCCCTATGATAAGAAAAGCCGGTATACTGGCATTTAAAATTGTGGTGTATGTAGCCATATCATTTCAAGGCACTGGCGCCTTTAGGCCCTATCCGTTTAACTTCGCTTGAACAGATCGAGCTCTGGAAGGATATATTCCTTTTGCTTAGCTCGTTTCTTTTTTTTATTTTGCGAGGCTTCATTTGACTGTTGTTTAGAAATAAGATAAGGCTTACCTGTAGCATCTAGTTCTTCCTCCTCTAGATTGCGCAGGATTTCCTTCGCACGTTCCAAAACAATTTTAGGAAGACCTGCCAAGCGTGCTACTTGTATACCATAGCTCTTATCTGTTCCACCAGGAACTATCTTGCGTAGGAAAATAATTTGATCATGCCATTCCCTCACGGCCACGTTGTAGTTCTTACAGCCAGAAAGCAATAATGATAATTCCGTCAACTCGTGATAGTGTGTAGCAAAGAGCGTCTTAGCTTTAAGCTCATTGTGCAAATACTCAGCAACAGACCAGGCTATGGAAAGACCATCAAAGGTGGATGTTCCTCTCCCTATTTCGTCTAAAATAACCAAGCTATGCTCTGTTGCATTATTTAAAATATTAGCGGTTTCATTCATCTCCACCATGAAGGTTGACTGGCCACGTGATAGGTCGTCACTCGCACCAACCCGAGTAAAAATACGATCCAGCAGAGGAACCGATGCTGATTCGGCTGGCACATAGGACCCAGTATGCGCAAGGAGAGCGATGAGAGCTACTTGTCGTATATATGTGCTTTTACCCGCCATATTAGGCCCTGTCAAAATGACTAGCTTATTATCTCCATCATCTAGTAACACATCATTGGGAACAAACTTATCTGACGAAGGAATTTGTTCTAATACGGGATGGCGACCTTCGATAATCTCCAGCTTCCCGTTGTTAGAAATCACGGGACAGCGGTAGTTGTACAATCTCGCCAAAGTAGCCATAGATGCCAAAACATCTAACTGTGCTATTGCCCTAGCTAGCAATTGAATCCTAGGTGTAGCCTCTACAACTTTGTCGCGAATTTCTAGAAAGAGTTCGTATTCCAGTTGCTTCACACGTTCTTCTGCCCCTAGTATCTTAGATTCTATGTCCTTCAAATCAGGCGTAATAAACCTCTCGGCATTTACCATGGTTTGTTTGCGGATGTAGTGAGCAGGAACCTGATCCAAGTTAGATTTGGTAATTTCAATGTAATAGCCAAAGACTTGATTGAAACGGACTTTCAAAGACTTAATACCTGTGCGCTCTTGCTCGTCGGCCTGAAATTTTGCCAACCATGCCTTTCCATCCTTTGTTGCCGAACGAAGTTCATCGACATCCGCATGATAGCCATCGCAGATCAAAGATCCCTCCTTGATAGCAAGTGGCGGTTCGGGATGAATCGCTTCTGAGATGAGTTTTTCCAATTCCGGGATAGGCGTAAGTTGGTCTTTTAGCTTTTCCGTAAAAGGGGTTTCCAGGG encodes the following:
- the gdhA gene encoding NADP-specific glutamate dehydrogenase, whose product is MTDTMVKTKVNSFMEDICHRNPGEKEFHQAVQEVVESLMPFVLENPKYLEANLLERLTEPDRIIIFRVCWQDDKGNINVNRAWRVQFNNTIGPYKGGLRFHPTVNQSILKFLGFEQTFKNSLTGLPMGGAKGGSNFNPKGKSDSEVMRFCQALMTELHRHIGEHTDVPAGDMGVGAREIGYLYGQYLRIQNRFTGVLTGKGLTFGGSLVRKEATGYGTAYFMEHMLNHVGDTVNGKTCIVSGSGNVALYCIQKLNNLGAKVVACSDSTGFIYDKEGIREQKLDWLKTLKEQRRGSIREYADHFKCEFYPGKRLWSVPCELAFPCATQNELDESDAKTLLSNKLIGVAEGANMPCVREAVIEFQKAGVLYGPAKAANAGGVAVSGLEQSQNALRISWPFGEVDTRLQEIMHNIHHKCVKYGTLDESKNQVDYVKGANLAGFIKVADSMLAYGVT
- a CDS encoding AEC family transporter; translated protein: MATYTTILNASIPAFLIIGLGMLLRKLGVIKEESNQCFLSLLINCLIPCLTLDALVGNERLENVEILILTPLVGFLSVALGLGVGIVLAKAGKLKEPAQINAFAYCIGVYNWGYIPIPLTLELFGQDTMGVLFLFNMGVQLAMWSIALVLLTNHQKGIRSNSSHMRSLLILLLNPPILAIFIGLMLNATNAEAWLPKAVQSFLSITGASSIPIGLLLVGGSFIDVFRKSSLLRPIKVGVLSLLGKLVIIPAILLLLLVLVPLPLELQRVLVVQAGMPSAVMAIIYAKHYRADEQATVQCVAYTSLCSLITIPLFIQFACQLLNISILPANG
- the mutS gene encoding DNA mismatch repair protein MutS produces the protein MSEKLTPMMQQYRKIKSEIPSDALLLFRLGDFFEMFFEDAKLGASLLNLTLTKRNGVPMCGVPHHAAEGYIGKLIQAGRRVAIGDQVSEPKPGQVVDRAVTQIFSPGSVVDLELTQPKENRFLAAYFKAGANYGFAYLDMTTGEFRLTESKDQRSIQDELLRLQPKELLYPSDAEKPHLPEGINPVLTPYDDWVFEFEFAHSTLCEHFKTQSLDGFGCADMTSATASAGALLHYVTECLRGSAAHVRHLRPYLTNDFLVLDAITQRNLEVISHHSGSASDTSLLKAIDQTTTAMGGRELRNWLLHALRDKLQIQARQHVIKRWLEDISRLEDFRERLKSVRDLERLISRFAQGSGNARDLHSLRQSLEQIPELQRLTISLETPFTEKLKDQLTPIPELEKLISEAIHPEPPLAIKEGSLICDGYHADVDELRSATKDGKAWLAKFQADEQERTGIKSLKVRFNQVFGYYIEITKSNLDQVPAHYIRKQTMVNAERFITPDLKDIESKILGAEERVKQLEYELFLEIRDKVVEATPRIQLLARAIAQLDVLASMATLARLYNYRCPVISNNGKLEIIEGRHPVLEQIPSSDKFVPNDVLLDDGDNKLVILTGPNMAGKSTYIRQVALIALLAHTGSYVPAESASVPLLDRIFTRVGASDDLSRGQSTFMVEMNETANILNNATEHSLVILDEIGRGTSTFDGLSIAWSVAEYLHNELKAKTLFATHYHELTELSLLLSGCKNYNVAVREWHDQIIFLRKIVPGGTDKSYGIQVARLAGLPKIVLERAKEILRNLEEEELDATGKPYLISKQQSNEASQNKKKKRAKQKEYILPELDLFKRS